One region of Acidobacteriota bacterium genomic DNA includes:
- a CDS encoding VWA domain-containing protein codes for MNIRSQISALLILFLVVGSLAQSGRKPTGAPANGDDTIKLRAEEVLLNISVFDSFGRQATDLKREDFVIAEDMQRQDIASFQIGRVPVNVVMLLDASGSVVGEIVSLRDSAIRFVSELDANDKVSIIEFHTTNELLQDWTSNGEDVRHAISWRYKPGMVRTTSGNTQYGSTALYDSIFLAADEQLAKVEGRKAIIILTDGDDTSSKITYNQALASIIKSGAVVYVISKAQQMIKAMNGALYRGAAVQRFERAERIMTELCRKTGGQLFSPLKDEEMKEIYAQIARELKNQYIITYVPKNEKRDGNLRSIKVFLSRGGYTARTRDSYYSPKN; via the coding sequence ATGAACATAAGAAGTCAGATCAGCGCATTATTAATATTGTTTTTAGTGGTTGGCTCGCTTGCGCAAAGCGGACGAAAACCAACTGGTGCGCCAGCAAACGGCGATGACACGATTAAACTGCGCGCCGAAGAGGTGTTATTAAACATTTCGGTGTTCGATAGTTTTGGCAGGCAGGCGACCGATTTGAAAAGAGAGGATTTTGTAATTGCCGAGGACATGCAGCGTCAGGACATCGCCAGTTTTCAAATCGGCAGAGTGCCGGTAAATGTCGTTATGCTGTTGGACGCTTCGGGGTCGGTGGTTGGCGAAATCGTCTCCCTGCGCGATTCGGCAATTCGGTTTGTATCCGAACTGGATGCCAATGACAAAGTTTCGATCATTGAATTTCACACTACCAATGAACTGTTGCAGGATTGGACATCGAATGGCGAGGACGTGCGCCATGCGATTTCGTGGCGCTACAAGCCCGGAATGGTTCGCACCACTTCCGGCAACACGCAATATGGCAGCACCGCGCTTTACGATTCGATTTTTCTTGCCGCCGATGAACAACTCGCCAAAGTCGAAGGTCGCAAAGCCATCATCATTTTGACGGATGGGGATGATACGTCGAGCAAGATTACTTACAATCAGGCGCTTGCTTCGATCATTAAATCGGGCGCAGTGGTTTATGTGATTAGTAAAGCGCAACAGATGATTAAAGCCATGAACGGCGCGTTATATAGAGGCGCGGCAGTGCAACGGTTTGAACGCGCCGAAAGAATTATGACCGAGCTTTGCCGCAAAACCGGTGGGCAGCTTTTTTCCCCGTTAAAAGATGAGGAAATGAAAGAAATTTATGCGCAGATTGCCCGTGAATTAAAAAATCAGTACATCATTACCTACGTTCCAAAAAATGAAAAACGTGATGGCAATTTACGCTCGATTAAAGTTTTTCTTTCACGCGGCGGTTATACAGCGCGCACCCGCGACAGCTATTACAGTCCAAAAAATTAA
- a CDS encoding cation:proton antiporter — MPHLPTLLLQIAVVVGISRLFGWLFRRLHQPQVIGEMVAGISLGPSLLGWLAPATFNRLFPSESFGFLNAISQLGVVLFMFLVGLELNLTLLKRLGRIAITTSLSSILVPFVSGFLLALYIHPHLASENINAIHFAVFIGAAMSVTAFPVLARILIERNLFHTRIGALSIASAAVGDVMAWGLLAVSILLVRGSGIASHLVGMFIELVVFISVMIFLIRPLLKKVEAHHHQTAEIPTGILALIILLILASALVTEWIGIHALFGAFLAGAIMPKSENFSNAIAHKFEDVTLVLLLPIFFAFTGLKTTIGLLSGANLWGFCLLIIVIAILGKVGGATLAARASGIPWREASAVGVLLNTRGLVELVLLNIGLEAGILTPTVFTMMVLMALVTTTITTPLLHLIHPATEPERGIR; from the coding sequence ATGCCACATCTGCCCACGCTGCTTTTGCAAATTGCCGTTGTTGTAGGCATTTCAAGATTATTCGGATGGTTGTTTCGCAGGCTTCATCAACCCCAGGTGATTGGCGAAATGGTCGCCGGAATTTCTCTGGGACCTTCTTTGCTTGGTTGGCTTGCGCCGGCTACGTTTAATCGACTATTTCCTTCCGAAAGCTTTGGCTTTTTAAACGCCATCAGCCAGCTTGGCGTCGTGCTGTTTATGTTTCTGGTTGGATTGGAACTCAATTTAACCTTACTGAAACGATTAGGTCGCATCGCCATCACCACCAGTTTGAGCAGCATCCTCGTTCCGTTCGTGTCAGGTTTTTTATTGGCGTTGTACATTCATCCTCACCTGGCATCAGAAAATATTAACGCGATTCACTTTGCGGTTTTCATCGGGGCGGCAATGAGTGTGACGGCATTTCCGGTGCTCGCGAGAATTTTGATTGAACGTAATCTCTTTCATACGCGCATCGGTGCGCTTTCAATAGCCAGTGCTGCTGTCGGGGATGTGATGGCTTGGGGACTCCTGGCGGTTTCTATTTTGCTGGTTCGCGGCAGTGGCATCGCTTCGCATCTTGTGGGGATGTTCATTGAATTGGTGGTTTTTATCAGTGTGATGATTTTTTTGATTCGCCCGTTATTGAAAAAAGTTGAAGCCCATCATCATCAAACGGCGGAGATTCCTACGGGGATTTTAGCGTTGATCATCCTGCTGATTCTCGCTTCGGCATTAGTTACCGAATGGATTGGCATTCATGCCTTATTCGGCGCTTTCCTGGCGGGCGCGATTATGCCCAAGAGTGAAAATTTTTCAAACGCCATCGCGCATAAATTTGAAGACGTGACGTTGGTGCTGCTACTGCCCATCTTTTTTGCTTTCACCGGTCTGAAAACTACTATCGGTTTGCTATCGGGCGCAAATCTCTGGGGATTTTGTTTGCTGATTATTGTCATAGCTATTCTCGGTAAAGTGGGCGGCGCAACCCTTGCGGCGCGCGCATCGGGAATTCCCTGGCGCGAGGCGAGCGCCGTTGGCGTGTTATTGAATACCAGAGGATTGGTTGAATTGGTGTTGCTCAATATCGGGCTGGAAGCGGGCATCCTTACGCCGACGGTTTTTACCATGATGGTGCTGATGGCGCTCGTGACCACGACGATTACCACGCCGCTCCTGCATTTGATTCACCCCGCAACCGAACCGGAACGCGGTATACGGTAA
- a CDS encoding DUF2934 domain-containing protein produces MKETIEQIRQRLLNDGKVNQIIQQRAYEIWLLRGRQIGRDREDWLLAENEVLNFFVEQELKNADESEAVSESVEEAVEVEVVATPVDISPEPIVESEVVLVATPIEEKKPRKRATTPRKPRAVKEGAEKKPAAKKLSTAKKTTGTRKTSGKKSANPEAPIAD; encoded by the coding sequence ATGAAAGAGACCATAGAACAGATTCGTCAAAGATTATTGAACGACGGAAAAGTGAATCAGATTATTCAACAAAGAGCTTATGAAATCTGGCTGCTTCGAGGTCGGCAAATCGGCAGAGACCGCGAAGACTGGCTGCTCGCAGAAAATGAAGTCCTCAATTTTTTCGTTGAACAGGAACTGAAAAACGCAGATGAGTCAGAGGCAGTGTCTGAAAGCGTTGAAGAGGCTGTCGAAGTTGAAGTTGTAGCGACCCCCGTCGATATTTCACCGGAACCGATTGTCGAGTCCGAAGTGGTTTTAGTTGCCACACCGATTGAAGAAAAGAAACCGCGAAAACGCGCAACCACACCGCGCAAACCGCGAGCCGTAAAAGAAGGCGCTGAGAAAAAACCGGCTGCAAAAAAACTCTCAACCGCGAAAAAAACGACCGGCACTCGCAAAACCTCAGGGAAAAAATCGGCGAACCCTGAAGCCCCAATCGCCGACTAG
- the gcvPB gene encoding aminomethyl-transferring glycine dehydrogenase subunit GcvPB, with the protein MSNKIKKATSHTVQNEGLLFEESHAGRIGYSLPTLDVPAQSDLIDKKFLRDDDLEGMPELSEVDVIRHFTRLSTWNYGVDTGMYPLGSCTMKYNPRLNEQMARLEGIASLHPLTPDALAQGALEIVRHLEEALSKITGLPAVSLQPAAGAQGEFTGIAMIRACLTDRGNPRKKVLIPDSAHGTNPASAFICGYTVETVPSTEDGLTDIEALRSAMNEDVAAFMLTNPNTLGKFEENIQEICRILHDGGGFVYMDGANLNALVGVTKPGDFGIDVMHMNLHKTFSTPHGGGGPGAGPVAVTSELAPYLPFPRIQQSQNGSLSWNDDCPKSIGRVRAYHGNYGVLVRALSYILTHGDSGLREATETAVLNANYIAHHLKATYEIAYPGALMHEVIFSDKHQLPYGVKNVDIAKRLIDYGFYPPTMSFPLIVHGALMVEPTETESRKELDLFIDAMKSIHEEAVENAELLKTAPHTTKVGRLDEVTAARKPVLRWKPSNKADSAGSNM; encoded by the coding sequence ATGAGCAATAAAATTAAAAAAGCAACTTCTCATACGGTTCAAAACGAGGGCTTACTATTTGAAGAATCTCATGCGGGACGCATCGGCTATTCTTTACCGACTTTGGATGTTCCCGCACAAAGCGATTTGATTGATAAAAAATTTCTGCGCGACGATGACCTCGAAGGAATGCCGGAACTTTCCGAAGTCGATGTGATTCGCCATTTCACACGCCTTTCAACCTGGAATTATGGTGTCGATACCGGTATGTATCCGCTGGGTTCCTGCACCATGAAATACAACCCGCGGTTGAATGAACAAATGGCGCGACTCGAAGGCATTGCCAGTCTCCATCCGCTGACTCCTGATGCGCTTGCCCAAGGGGCGCTTGAAATCGTTCGTCATCTCGAAGAGGCGTTATCGAAAATCACCGGGCTGCCTGCGGTATCCCTGCAACCCGCAGCGGGCGCGCAGGGTGAGTTTACAGGCATTGCCATGATTCGCGCTTGTTTAACCGATAGAGGCAATCCGCGTAAAAAGGTTTTAATTCCCGATTCAGCGCATGGAACCAATCCGGCGTCGGCATTCATTTGCGGTTATACGGTTGAAACTGTCCCTTCAACCGAAGACGGACTGACGGACATTGAAGCCTTGCGCAGCGCCATGAATGAAGATGTCGCGGCGTTTATGCTCACCAATCCGAATACGCTTGGCAAATTTGAAGAAAACATTCAGGAAATTTGTCGAATTCTACACGATGGCGGCGGGTTTGTTTACATGGACGGAGCCAATTTGAATGCGCTCGTCGGCGTAACCAAACCGGGAGATTTCGGCATTGATGTGATGCACATGAATTTGCACAAGACCTTTTCGACGCCGCATGGCGGTGGCGGACCCGGCGCTGGACCCGTAGCCGTCACCAGCGAACTCGCTCCCTATCTTCCCTTCCCGCGCATTCAGCAATCTCAAAATGGAAGCCTCAGTTGGAATGATGATTGCCCGAAATCCATCGGTCGGGTGCGCGCTTATCACGGCAATTACGGGGTGCTGGTTCGCGCCCTCAGTTATATCCTGACGCATGGCGATAGTGGTTTACGTGAAGCTACCGAAACGGCAGTGCTCAATGCCAACTACATCGCCCATCATTTGAAAGCTACCTATGAAATCGCTTACCCTGGCGCATTGATGCACGAAGTGATTTTTTCGGATAAACATCAACTGCCTTATGGCGTCAAAAATGTCGATATTGCCAAACGCCTGATTGATTATGGATTTTACCCGCCCACCATGTCTTTCCCATTAATTGTTCACGGGGCATTGATGGTTGAACCAACTGAAACGGAAAGTCGAAAAGAACTGGATTTATTTATTGATGCAATGAAGTCAATCCACGAAGAGGCAGTTGAAAACGCGGAACTCCTCAAGACCGCTCCTCATACGACCAAAGTCGGAAGACTTGATGAAGTCACAGCGGCACGAAAGCCTGTGTTACGCTGGAAACCATCAAACAAAGCCGACTCCGCAGGGAGTAATATGTAG
- the gcvPA gene encoding aminomethyl-transferring glycine dehydrogenase subunit GcvPA, which produces MRYIPNSPEERESMLKSLALTDINDLFQRIPENLRLNDAIGIGQPMSEPDLIAHFRHLASQNAADFQSFLGAGAYSHFIPVIIDSLISRSEFFTAYTPYQPELSQGTLQYIFEFQTMVCQLTGMEVANASLYDASTGVAEAVLMAQRVTRRNKIIIAGSVHPQYREVVKTYTRNLDTVVEILPFTEAGTVDLNALKIDKETAAVVIQSPNFFGCIEDLASLADAAHQSGALLVACFSEAQSLGALKSPGACGADIVVGEGQSFGIPLSYGGPYCGLFATLDKYIRQMPGRLVGETKDDKGNRGYVLTLSTREQHIRREKATSNICTNQGLFALMATIYLATTGRKGVQEVARQNLQKAHYAASAIGQLPGYSIKFSAPFFNEFVVQTPRPAKDILKNLIDRKIVGGLALDTYYPEMTNSMLVCVTETTRRPAIDQLVDSLASEAEIQQPVLENPE; this is translated from the coding sequence ATGAGATATATTCCGAACTCACCCGAAGAGCGCGAGTCGATGCTGAAAAGTCTTGCGCTCACCGACATCAACGACCTCTTTCAACGAATTCCCGAAAATTTAAGGTTGAATGACGCGATAGGCATCGGGCAACCGATGAGCGAACCGGATTTGATTGCCCATTTTCGCCATCTGGCTTCGCAAAATGCCGCCGATTTTCAATCCTTCCTCGGCGCTGGCGCGTATTCGCATTTTATACCGGTGATCATCGATTCATTGATTTCCCGTTCCGAATTTTTTACCGCTTATACGCCTTATCAACCGGAACTCAGTCAGGGAACCCTGCAATATATTTTTGAATTTCAAACCATGGTTTGCCAGTTGACCGGGATGGAGGTTGCCAATGCCTCGCTTTACGACGCCTCGACAGGCGTTGCTGAAGCCGTATTGATGGCGCAACGTGTGACCCGTCGCAACAAAATCATCATCGCCGGCTCCGTTCATCCGCAGTATCGCGAAGTCGTTAAAACCTACACGCGAAACCTCGACACCGTGGTTGAGATTTTACCGTTCACCGAAGCCGGAACCGTTGATTTAAACGCCCTCAAAATTGATAAAGAGACCGCCGCAGTGGTGATTCAATCACCGAATTTTTTCGGTTGTATCGAAGACCTCGCAAGTCTCGCTGATGCTGCCCATCAATCGGGCGCATTACTGGTCGCCTGTTTTTCAGAAGCCCAGAGTTTGGGCGCTTTGAAATCGCCGGGCGCGTGCGGCGCGGATATCGTTGTCGGCGAAGGTCAATCTTTCGGTATCCCGCTCAGTTATGGCGGACCATATTGTGGATTGTTTGCGACGCTGGATAAATACATCAGGCAAATGCCCGGACGTCTGGTTGGCGAAACCAAAGACGATAAAGGCAATCGCGGATATGTTTTGACGCTTTCAACCCGCGAACAACATATTCGTCGCGAAAAAGCGACATCAAACATTTGCACCAATCAGGGATTGTTCGCTTTGATGGCGACCATTTATCTGGCAACCACCGGTCGTAAAGGGGTTCAGGAAGTCGCCCGGCAAAATTTACAAAAAGCCCACTATGCGGCTTCGGCTATCGGTCAACTGCCCGGTTATTCAATTAAATTTTCCGCGCCTTTCTTTAATGAATTTGTGGTGCAAACGCCACGACCTGCAAAAGACATTCTCAAAAATCTGATTGATCGAAAAATCGTCGGCGGTCTTGCGCTTGACACTTATTATCCTGAAATGACCAACTCAATGTTGGTATGCGTGACCGAAACCACCAGACGCCCAGCGATTGATCAATTGGTTGATTCATTGGCATCAGAAGCCGAAATTCAACAACCGGTGTTGGAAAACCCCGAATAA
- the gcvH gene encoding glycine cleavage system protein GcvH, with protein MSNILEDLSYTKDHEWIRVSGDSATVGITDHAQNQLGDVVYVELPRVGDKFDLSESFGSVESVKAVSEIYMPIAGTVTQVNEALNESPEKVNEDPYGTGWMIVIKMDDPSQVDSLLSAIEYEDYIKSEGAE; from the coding sequence ATGTCCAATATTTTAGAAGATTTGAGCTACACGAAAGACCACGAATGGATTCGCGTTAGCGGCGATTCAGCGACCGTCGGCATTACCGACCACGCGCAAAATCAACTTGGCGATGTGGTTTATGTCGAGTTGCCGAGAGTCGGCGATAAATTTGATTTGTCGGAATCCTTCGGGTCGGTCGAAAGCGTCAAAGCGGTCAGTGAAATTTATATGCCGATTGCCGGAACCGTAACTCAGGTGAATGAAGCACTCAACGAATCCCCCGAAAAAGTCAACGAAGACCCTTATGGAACAGGATGGATGATTGTCATTAAGATGGATGACCCATCACAAGTTGACAGCCTGTTGAGCGCAATTGAATACGAAGATTACATCAAATCAGAAGGCGCAGAATAA
- a CDS encoding VWA domain-containing protein — MSQESSLQQKSGESFNTDNKTNVIKQSPTPVREKQDGTVKIGTNLVSMTISVTDPYGRFVTGLSQDNFEIFDEKVKQQIALFTDEDSPVSIGVVYDVSGSMKERIARSVRAVKRFIETSHDDDDFFLIGFNDRARLVQDFTTSGDQLVSHLTFVQPKGSTALYDASYLGVEKLAQGRHKKKALLIISDGQDNNSRYTYKELRNRVKEADVQIYAIGITDPYSDSLAGFGRSVLEEITRMTGGRAFFPNAYNEPELVEICTRIALELRHQYSIGFYPSDTSSEAKWRRLQVKVNPPKGLGRLSVNYKDGYQSFKR; from the coding sequence TTGTCTCAGGAAAGCTCCCTGCAACAAAAATCCGGAGAATCGTTCAATACGGACAATAAAACCAATGTCATAAAACAATCGCCAACACCGGTCAGAGAAAAGCAGGATGGAACGGTCAAAATCGGCACCAATCTGGTTAGCATGACCATCAGCGTTACCGATCCTTATGGCAGATTTGTTACCGGATTATCGCAGGATAACTTCGAGATTTTTGATGAAAAGGTTAAGCAACAAATCGCTTTGTTTACCGACGAAGATTCGCCGGTATCCATCGGCGTCGTTTATGATGTTTCGGGGTCGATGAAGGAAAGAATCGCCCGTTCGGTGCGCGCCGTTAAACGCTTCATCGAAACCTCTCATGATGACGACGACTTTTTCCTGATTGGCTTTAATGACCGCGCCAGACTGGTGCAGGACTTTACCACCTCAGGAGATCAACTGGTCAGTCATTTGACCTTTGTGCAACCCAAAGGTTCGACGGCGCTTTATGATGCATCATATCTTGGAGTTGAAAAACTTGCACAAGGACGTCATAAGAAAAAAGCCCTTCTGATTATTTCCGATGGGCAGGATAACAACAGCCGTTACACCTACAAAGAACTTCGCAATCGCGTTAAAGAAGCCGATGTGCAGATTTATGCCATAGGCATCACCGACCCTTATTCGGATTCACTGGCTGGTTTCGGGCGTTCGGTTTTGGAAGAGATTACCCGTATGACCGGCGGTCGCGCCTTCTTCCCGAACGCTTATAACGAACCGGAACTCGTGGAAATCTGCACGCGCATCGCGCTCGAATTACGCCATCAATATTCGATTGGCTTTTACCCATCCGATACCTCAAGCGAAGCCAAATGGCGACGATTGCAGGTGAAGGTCAATCCCCCGAAAGGACTTGGCAGACTTTCAGTAAACTACAAAGACGGCTATCAATCTTTTAAACGTTAG
- a CDS encoding dolichyl-phosphate beta-glucosyltransferase has translation MLISIIIPAYNEEQRIAPSLDSILEFLTHATYQAEVVVVNDGSTDNTQAYVLSRVEDFQKQGVELRVLTNNPNRGKGYSVKRGIIEAQGDIVLFTDADLSSPMTEAPKLLDPILHNQADLTFGSRALNRQLIGEKQPFYRDFGGRVFNFLLRTITGLPFHDTQCGFKAFRRKEALPVFALQSIEGFGFDPEILFIAKKRGLRLMEVPVIWNDVPGSKVGNYAIASMKMTADLFQIRGNDLKGRYNDALVEEKLQTALK, from the coding sequence ATGCTGATATCAATCATTATTCCGGCTTACAACGAAGAGCAGCGCATCGCCCCGAGCCTGGATTCGATTCTGGAATTCCTGACCCACGCCACCTATCAAGCGGAAGTCGTCGTGGTAAACGATGGCTCAACCGATAACACCCAAGCCTATGTTTTAAGTCGCGTAGAGGACTTTCAAAAACAGGGCGTGGAATTGCGCGTTTTAACCAACAACCCCAATCGCGGCAAAGGCTATAGCGTCAAACGCGGGATTATCGAAGCGCAGGGCGACATCGTCTTGTTTACCGATGCCGATTTGTCATCACCGATGACCGAAGCGCCAAAACTGCTTGACCCGATACTGCACAATCAGGCGGATTTAACCTTCGGTTCGCGGGCTTTGAATCGCCAATTGATTGGCGAAAAACAACCGTTTTACAGGGATTTCGGCGGTCGTGTATTCAACTTTTTACTGCGAACCATCACCGGCTTACCGTTTCACGACACCCAGTGCGGATTTAAAGCCTTTCGTCGCAAAGAGGCGCTGCCGGTTTTTGCCCTGCAATCCATCGAAGGCTTCGGGTTTGACCCGGAGATTTTATTCATTGCGAAAAAACGCGGGTTGAGACTTATGGAAGTCCCGGTGATTTGGAATGATGTGCCGGGCAGCAAAGTTGGCAACTATGCCATTGCTTCGATGAAGATGACTGCCGACCTTTTCCAGATTCGCGGCAACGACCTCAAAGGGCGTTATAACGACGCGCTGGTTGAAGAGAAATTACAAACCGCTTTGAAGTAA
- a CDS encoding pyridoxine 5'-phosphate synthase, translated as MIRLNVNIDHIATIRQARKTFEPSVAAAAVLADLAGASGITIHLRGDRRHIQDDDADILRSVVKTHLNIEMAVTEEMVRIAKKIKPDAVTLVPESPTEITTEGGLDVIANEAPIKKTIAALKRSGILMSIFIDPESEQVEASHRVGAQQIEICTARYADLTDPTKHHHSDEVQAELSRIASVAKQAGELGLQVAAGHGLTYRNVQAVAAIHPIEELNIGHNIVARASLVGMERAVREMLAAMQGKLV; from the coding sequence ATGATTCGATTGAATGTAAACATTGACCACATCGCGACCATTCGACAGGCGCGAAAAACCTTTGAACCCTCGGTCGCGGCTGCAGCCGTGCTGGCTGATTTGGCAGGCGCGAGCGGCATCACCATTCACCTGCGCGGCGACCGCCGACATATCCAAGACGATGACGCCGATATTTTGCGTTCGGTGGTTAAAACCCATCTGAATATCGAAATGGCGGTCACCGAAGAGATGGTGCGCATCGCTAAAAAAATAAAACCCGATGCCGTCACCCTGGTTCCCGAAAGCCCGACTGAAATTACCACCGAAGGCGGGCTGGATGTCATCGCCAATGAAGCCCCGATTAAAAAAACGATTGCGGCGTTAAAACGAAGCGGCATTCTAATGAGCATTTTCATCGACCCGGAATCCGAACAGGTCGAGGCGTCCCATCGCGTCGGCGCGCAACAAATTGAAATTTGCACGGCGCGCTACGCCGATTTAACCGACCCGACAAAACATCACCATTCAGATGAAGTGCAAGCAGAGCTTTCGCGTATCGCATCGGTTGCCAAACAGGCAGGTGAATTGGGACTTCAAGTTGCAGCCGGTCACGGACTCACTTATCGCAATGTTCAAGCCGTTGCGGCAATTCACCCGATTGAAGAATTAAATATCGGACATAACATTGTGGCTCGCGCGTCGTTGGTTGGCATGGAGCGCGCGGTTCGGGAAATGCTTGCAGCCATGCAGGGTAAGTTGGTGTAA
- a CDS encoding D-alanine--D-alanine ligase, with amino-acid sequence MAKKIRVGVIFGGRSGEHEVSLRSAESVINAMDKSKYEIVPIGITQEGKWLVAANAKALLPQAVMTANEKQPVAIIGDPTKKGLMKLADSGRVEKLKQLDVIFPVLHGTYGEDGTIQGLFDMAAVAYVGCGVLASATGMDKVVMKQLFQQAGLTVCKYEWFLRSAWEENPNKILNTIARKIGFPCFVKPANLGSSVGVSKADDKQELRDAIKDAARYDRRIIVEEAVTGREIEVSVLGNDHPIASLPGEIIVGQGHEFYDYNDKYVDGKSRTEIPAKLPAKVSKKIQEDAIRAFRALDGSGLARADFFVEGGTNRVIINEVNTMPGFTSISMYPKMWEASGIPYRELIDRLIQLAFERHADRSRNLTSYKPRD; translated from the coding sequence TTGGCAAAAAAAATTCGAGTCGGGGTTATTTTCGGAGGTCGTTCCGGTGAACACGAAGTTTCGCTGCGTTCAGCCGAATCGGTCATCAATGCAATGGACAAATCGAAATATGAAATCGTGCCCATCGGCATCACTCAAGAAGGCAAATGGCTGGTTGCCGCAAATGCCAAAGCTTTACTTCCGCAAGCGGTGATGACCGCTAATGAAAAACAACCGGTCGCCATCATCGGCGACCCGACAAAAAAAGGGTTGATGAAATTGGCTGATTCGGGACGGGTTGAAAAACTGAAACAACTTGATGTCATCTTTCCGGTTTTGCATGGGACGTATGGCGAAGACGGAACCATTCAAGGTTTATTTGATATGGCGGCGGTCGCTTATGTCGGTTGCGGAGTGCTGGCTTCGGCTACCGGAATGGACAAAGTGGTGATGAAACAGTTGTTTCAACAGGCGGGACTCACAGTTTGTAAATACGAATGGTTTCTGCGTTCGGCGTGGGAAGAAAATCCCAATAAAATCCTCAACACCATCGCCCGCAAAATCGGCTTTCCCTGTTTTGTTAAACCCGCCAACCTCGGCTCATCCGTAGGCGTATCGAAAGCCGATGATAAACAGGAACTTCGTGATGCGATAAAAGATGCCGCGCGTTATGACCGGCGCATTATCGTCGAAGAAGCCGTCACCGGGCGCGAAATCGAAGTATCGGTCTTGGGCAATGACCATCCGATTGCCAGCCTTCCGGGTGAAATCATCGTCGGGCAGGGACACGAATTTTACGATTACAACGACAAATACGTTGACGGAAAATCGCGAACCGAAATTCCCGCAAAACTTCCTGCAAAGGTGAGCAAAAAAATTCAGGAAGATGCGATTCGCGCCTTTCGCGCCTTGGATGGGTCGGGACTGGCGCGCGCCGATTTTTTTGTTGAAGGCGGAACCAATCGGGTGATTATCAACGAAGTCAACACCATGCCGGGATTTACTTCAATCAGTATGTACCCCAAGATGTGGGAAGCCAGCGGCATTCCTTACCGTGAATTGATTGACCGGTTGATTCAACTGGCATTTGAACGCCACGCGGATCGCTCGCGTAATCTGACGAGTTATAAGCCGAGGGATTAG
- the rocF gene encoding arginase, translated as MKRKIRIIGVPMDLGAGRRGVDMGPSAIRIAGLNQAIAFQGYEVSDAGNVHVHPPEAMQAVNPRAHYLKEIAEACEELAQMIETALNEDALPVILGGDHSIAIGSASGVATYHRKRHEKIGIVWLDAHTDVNTPTTSPSGNIHGMPLAALLGHGAKELTHVAGFAPKVLPENTVIIGARSIDPGERELIKKLNLRVYTMSELDERGMGTIIKEAIDIASNGTAGFHVTMDMDFIDPFYAPGVGTPERGGATYREAHLAMEKLAESGKALSVEITEVNPLFDTSNQTATFAMELVLSALGKRIL; from the coding sequence ATGAAACGTAAAATTAGAATCATCGGCGTCCCGATGGATCTCGGAGCAGGCAGGCGCGGCGTTGATATGGGACCTTCCGCAATTCGCATCGCAGGACTCAATCAGGCGATAGCTTTTCAAGGTTATGAAGTGAGCGACGCAGGCAATGTTCACGTTCACCCGCCGGAAGCCATGCAAGCGGTCAATCCCCGCGCTCATTATTTGAAAGAGATTGCCGAAGCCTGCGAAGAGTTGGCTCAGATGATTGAAACGGCACTCAATGAAGACGCGCTGCCGGTCATTCTTGGAGGCGACCACTCCATCGCCATCGGCAGCGCCTCAGGAGTTGCGACTTATCATCGTAAACGGCATGAAAAAATCGGCATCGTCTGGCTGGATGCGCATACCGATGTCAACACGCCAACGACTTCGCCATCCGGCAATATTCACGGCATGCCGCTTGCCGCGCTGCTGGGTCACGGAGCCAAAGAACTGACCCATGTCGCGGGATTCGCGCCCAAAGTCTTGCCCGAAAACACCGTCATCATTGGCGCGCGCAGCATCGATCCGGGGGAACGCGAGTTGATTAAAAAATTGAATCTGCGGGTTTACACCATGAGCGAATTGGATGAGCGCGGAATGGGTACGATTATCAAGGAAGCCATTGACATTGCCTCGAATGGAACCGCCGGTTTTCACGTTACGATGGACATGGATTTTATTGACCCGTTTTATGCGCCGGGGGTGGGAACCCCTGAACGCGGCGGCGCGACTTATCGTGAAGCGCATCTGGCGATGGAAAAACTGGCAGAATCCGGTAAAGCCCTTTCGGTTGAAATCACCGAGGTCAATCCGTTGTTTGATACCTCTAATCAAACTGCGACCTTTGCGATGGAGTTGGTGTTATCAGCATTGGGAAAACGGATTTTGTAA